The following is a genomic window from Micromonospora cathayae.
GGCGGGGCGGTGGTGCCCCGTACGGTCAGGTCGACCGGCAGCACCTGCCGACCGGGGCCGGGGGCACCGGCGGGATCGCGGAGCACCCGCAGCAGCGCCTCGGCGGCCAGTGCCCCCATGCCGACGGCGTCCTGCCGGACGGTGGTCAGCCCGGGGCTGACGTGCCGGGCGGCCCAGATGTCGTCGAACCCGACGACCGAGCAGTCCACCGGCACGGTCAGTGCGGCCTCCCGCAGCGCCCGCAGCGCGCCCAGCGCGACCAGGTCGTTGAGGGCGAACAGGGCGGTCACCGCCCCGGCCCGGACGCGGGGGACCAGGGCGGCGGCGGCCCGGTAGCCGGACTCCTCCTCGAAGGAGCCCTCGACCACCTCCGGGGCCCGGCCGACCAGTTCGGTCCAGGTGGCGACGAAGCCGTCCACCCGCTGCATGCTGCTGACCAGGTCGGGGCTGGCCCCGAGCACGGCCGCCCGGCGGTGGCCGAGCCCGGCGAGGTGGTGCGCGGTGAGTACCCCGCCGGCCCGGTTGTCCGACACGATGGTGGCGGCGGCCAGCTCGCCCAGTTCCTCGTCCACCGCCACCATCGGGACGCCGGCCAGCACCTCGGCCAGCCGGGAGGTCGGCGCGGGCGCTCCCGCCGCGTACACGACCCCGTCGACCGCCTGCGACTTCAGCGTCTCCAGGTAGAACAGCTCCCGCTCGGACGTCCAGCCGGTGTTGCCGAGCAGGACGTTGAAGCCCCGCTCGATGGACGCCTGCTCCACGCCCTTCGCCAGCTCGGCGAAGAAGCTGTTGCCGATGTCGGGTACGAGCAGCCCGATGGTGCGGGTGGTGCCCCGGGCAAGGTTCTGCGCGGTCCGGCTCGGGACGTACCCGAGGTCGCGCATCGCCTCCCGGACGCGGGACTGGACCCGCTGACTGACCGGCCGGTTGCCGCTCAGCACGTGGGACACGGTCGCTCGGCTGACTCCGGCCCGAGCGGCCACGTCACTGATAGAGACAGACATTCCACCTCCCGCGCAAACCGGTTTGTCAAACCGGTTTGCGACACTGTAGGAGGCGGTATAACCGCAGGTCAACCCCCATTCTTCGAGCAGTCGCCAGCCGTCGTCAGGTGTCGATGGAAGGCGACGACTGTCCTGTCACCGTCCTCCCGGATCGTGGGAGCGGGCCGGGGCGGCCAGGTGTCGGCGTCGACCGCTCCGGCGGAGCGCCGCCGGGGATGGGGGCGGAGCGGTCGCCGGACGGCGTCGGGGTGGGCGGGGCGGACGCCGGATCGCCAGCCGGGCCAACGGTTCGGCGGCCGGGACGTCGACAGTGGAGGGTGTGCTCCGTAGCTGGGCCACCGACCCGGTGGCCGGGTGGCCGGCGCGCGGTACGGACCTACCGCCGGAATGTGCCGGCCGTGCTGCCGGCCGGTTTCCGGAGGTCGAGACCGGTCGATCAATCGAACGCGGAAGGCACCACCCGGTCGGACCCGGTTCGGTCCCGCGCCCGTCGGCGGCGGCCCACCCTCGTCGGCCTACGTCCGGTCGCGGCGGCCTCCGCCATCGGCCTACGTCCGGTCGGCGGCGGCCTCCG
Proteins encoded in this region:
- a CDS encoding LacI family DNA-binding transcriptional regulator, whose amino-acid sequence is MSVSISDVAARAGVSRATVSHVLSGNRPVSQRVQSRVREAMRDLGYVPSRTAQNLARGTTRTIGLLVPDIGNSFFAELAKGVEQASIERGFNVLLGNTGWTSERELFYLETLKSQAVDGVVYAAGAPAPTSRLAEVLAGVPMVAVDEELGELAAATIVSDNRAGGVLTAHHLAGLGHRRAAVLGASPDLVSSMQRVDGFVATWTELVGRAPEVVEGSFEEESGYRAAAALVPRVRAGAVTALFALNDLVALGALRALREAALTVPVDCSVVGFDDIWAARHVSPGLTTVRQDAVGMGALAAEALLRVLRDPAGAPGPGRQVLPVDLTVRGTTAPPPQTGGDDDGRD